DNA from Neovison vison isolate M4711 chromosome 12, ASM_NN_V1, whole genome shotgun sequence:
TTGTTAAACAGTcaactatttctatttcttatgcTAAAGAAACAGTTGGTAGCTCCTAAATTTAGCAGCAGAACTATGTACCAAACTTCATGAACAGTGTGGATATTTTTCTATCCTGTGTCCCAAGAATGGTATCACAACATGttaaactcattttaaaacatgGTCAAAATTTCAAGCTTTCACACAATGAAGATTTGGTTCAACTCTAAGTTCTTCTGTTGTATACATCATAAGTTATTTGTAACTTAGCAAAACTCGggctttctcctttttaattgtTGTTAAAGACAGTTTGAATAATTTTTGACTCTCCTGGAAGAGACTATGCGCTTCTATCATGTCCTAGTGTTACAGTGTAATTCAATTATACTAATCAAATACACTCATCCCACTGGGTTCTGCTTTATGGAATTGACTTTTTCTTAAACCAAATGTGAAAAAAGTGTTATTAAAATGAcattagagggcgcctgggtggctcagtcgttaagccgctgcctttggctcaggtcatgatccctggtttctgggatcgagtcccgcataagGCTTActactcaatgggaagcctgcttctcccactcactctcactctccctgcttgtgttccctctctgtgtttctctctgctaagtaaatacataaataaaacccttaaaaaaaaaaaagaggtatttaAAATGACATTAGAACCTTTagtatgaataaattttaaaatgtaaaatgggaatacaCAAAATTTTGAGTGAGCATTTCCTTGAATATCTAGGCTGAAATGGTTTTCTCTCAGAAATAGCCTTGAAATTACCTCTAACTACAGATAGCGGACTCTTGACAATGAATACCATATACTTATCAATACCCACAAATAAAATCTATTGTCCTTGAAAATAAAACTCACAAAGTTAGCAGTGGAAATCTCTTACAGTGAAAGCTGGCGGAACTGTATTATCACTTTTTCAAATCCAGTCCACCTTTGGATTGGCTTAATATACATTTACTTCCATTCCTACATGTTCTTCTTAGATTACTGATACTTCTCCCAGCAGGATTATGTTCCTTTCACCTCGCGCTGGGATTGAGTCTTCTGAGATATCTGATGTTGTGACAGAGTATAGTGGAAGGGTTGATAGGACTTCCACATctaagtcctaaaaaaaaaaccctgcttctGCCTGGCTCTGCCTCAAAGTCCTGAAATAAATCCAACTGCCCTGAGGCCACCATGCTGTAGATCTTTAGAAAAAGACTGACCCACTAACAGGGAGATCCTTGGGAGTATCTCCCTAGCCCATACGggtgaaaacttttttttaaaataaattctacatCTAATgtggtcttgaactcacaaccctgagatcaagagttgcatgctctaacgagccagccaggtgcctagTGTGAAAACCTTTATAAAGGACCTCAGAGCTATCAGACTGTAACTTCGTGAGACCCAGAGCCAAGATCCAGCAGAGATGCTGAATTCCTGATCTGAGATTGTCTCAAGCCATTAGATTTCAgttggtttgttacacagcaatgcTAATGCACACTGGTGATGCCAGTTACCATAGCCATCACTTACGTGGGCTCATACTAGAGCTGTACCTTTTAAATGTGGCTTAACTGCACCTACaacccttcctttctctctgcaatACACACAAATTTGTAATCTTAAAACGAAGCGATGACACAGAGAAGTTAACATGTAACTAAATGTATCTggttcctcaatttttttcactgGCCTTACAACACGGGTTTGTTAAAACATCTCTCCCTCAgacttcttcaaattttttttccccgAAGTCCCTAtctatataaagatttatttaacagagatcacaattaggccagaaaggcaggcaggggagggggcggaggaggtaggctcctggctgagcagagccctatgcagggcttgattccaggaccctgagctgaaggcagaggcttaatccactgagccacccaggcacccccatttttataatttatacagGGATTGCCAACCCAATCCAGATACCTGAAGACCTCAGGTCAAATGTAATCAGATTTGAATAATTATTACTGATTAGGTTTTCACATTTCGTAATCAAACACAGGAGAAAACTGAACAGTGGCTTACTTTCTAGGTGATTTTATGCTGTATTTTTTGTAGTTTAGAAAGTCAGATTTGAGGATAATTGCCGCCTAAGGTGGTTTTAGCGggcacttgggaggctcagttggttaagcgactgccctcagttcaagtcatgatcctggagtcccaggatggagtcccacatagggaatccctgctcagcagggagtctcctccctctaaccttctcccctctcattctcaatctcaaataagtaaaatctttttttttttttttttaagtggcttaAAGTGCTGTGGTCCTTTTAAAAACTATCATTCTAGGGgcaactggctcagtcagtagagtatgtgactcttgacctcaggctTATTCAGTCAAGTCTCACACTGGTTtcagattacttaaaacaaacaaacaaacaaaagaaaacctttaaataactatcttttgggggtacctgggtggctcagtgggttaaagcctctgccttcagctcatgtcatgatctcagggtccagggattgagccccgcattgggctctctgctcagcggggagcctgcttctccctttctctctgcctgcctctctgcctacttgtgatctgtctgtcaaataaataaataaaatcttaaaaaaaaatagctatctTTTTAACAACCAGcctaatttacatatttttttcaatttaagtcatctctacacaaTGTAGGACTTCAACagataaccctgagatcaagagttgcacattccaactgagccagccaggtgcccctagaaaaaaagattttcttttacaaatgaggatTAGCAAACTCACTgggatttataaaaattatagtacATGTTGCAAAATTTGAATACATGCTGCAATTAACTTGTCAAAATAAAACCGCACATATTTATCCACATTTCAATTTAACTACAACTATATCAAGTTTTTGAAAATTCAGgtagatttcttttgtttttagggaGTGTAAGTAGTACTGAaccatttgcattttttccttaAGGTTTTAACTTATACTTAATTCCTTCCATTTTAggcttaaatctttaaaaactattttaaaaaataaccactgAACCACAGACAAATCATGAACAGTTGGGTTTATTTCAACAGTGGGTCTGAAACTCTCGCCTTTGGCAGGAGTACTACAGTAATTATACCAGGAATAGACAATTTCCTAcactgtcaaatatataaaagttcCTCTTGTACTTTCCTCAACACTGATCAACAAGCAGATTCAGTCCACATTTGATTTGATCATTCTACTGAGTTAACCCAAGCTTCTTCTTCAGAGACTCTGGCATTTCAGGTGGAGGAGGGCGAGGGAGCCTGAAGTAGACCTTCACAGAGTCATAGATGAACCACTGTAGTGCAGTCAGAGTGCCAATCATGATGATACGGGCAAAGAGTCCCTTCCATACACCTGGTGGAAATATGAAACATGAATGAAAAATGGAGCATACTCAAGTGTTACTctttgggggcgggggtggtggtggtggtggaatcCTACCTCTAAATCCAAGTCTCTGAAGGACTTGAGAAGCACTGCTACCTTTCTCCTTATTCAACACAGATACCACAGAATCAGCAGGGTGAGAAACAATTGCACAGAACACTCCAGCTGAAAAAAGTCAACAGAAACAGTCCCACAtgggattaatttaaaaaatttgtattacAACCAATAACCTTTcgtaatttttaattcttaaaaacaatCAGATTTAGACTGACAAAGTTATATAGCAGTCTATCCTATGTAGGAACAATCCTTCAAGTTTTTATATCCACATTTTAATTACCTTTCCTTTGTATTAAAAATGTACTGAGAAACTAGACCTAAAAAAAAAGGGTACAGCAATGCAATCAATATATCCCCCAAACTTAATCAAGACATGTAAACCTGAAAATAATTCTTTCAGAAACTAATTAACAAGCATTTATGAATCTTAAAAAGGCACAAAAAATGCTATGGGAAGATAATTTCTTTGGaatatttttccccccaatagGGGCCAATAACAGAAATGGTTACTTGTCCTTAATTTCAGACAAACATGCTGTAAATAACTCATACCTATGTAACCTGCCACAAATGTTACAACCAGTTGCTCTGCCTTTGTACATTCACTTCGGGGCTTGGGAACCACAAACTTGTACAATGCTTCAACAGTACGTTCAAAGCAGGCAAATTTCATCATGGTGTATGGTATCTGTCTCATCCAGAGAGGAGCAACGCCCTTGTAGAATCTAGGAAACCAGGAgacttattttactcagttgCGTTTAATCACCTAGCAGAGATTCTCATCATTAACAGACGTGTCCGCACACCAGCCGAGTCCTGATAGCAAAAAATGGCAGCATAATTGCATGTCATTTCTATCAGAACCTAAGACTAACATGCAGGTATATTTATCTCACATGCCAATGACTCAAGCACCTTTGACTATACAACCAAAAAAGTTGCTGGATGTTTCTCTGACTGGAACTACAAGAAACAAGAAGTTTACAAGTAGAACTCAGTTCAAGATTGGCATCCACAAAGGTGGATCTAAGGAAGCATGTTGTAGCCAGACTATATGCAAATTCTTAGCTGTGAACACAGATGataagcctttttttaaaaaagattctatttatttaattgacagagagagacacagtgagagagggaatgaaacaagcaggggcagtgggagagggaaaagcaggcttcctactgaacagggagccagatgcagggctcgatcccaggactctgggatcatgaccagagtctaaggcagatgcttaacaactgagtcacccaaacgGCCCCCAATGACAAGAATTCTAACAAGCCCTTCCCAAAAGTTAGTATCAAGTCATATGCAGACTGACAAACGGTTCATTAGAAAAAGTCTTTAATTCAAGGCTTAAACCATGAACCAACTTATCCCTGTCCCTGGAGTTTATGTTCTATATAAAAGGTAAATATGGACATTAACGtaatagccttaaaaaaaaaaaaaagtccagtagGTTTAATGCTAACAAATGCAGTTCCCttaaatgagtatttttattCTATAACCCTAGACAAATGTTCACTTACGCTTTTAAGCCTTCTTCCTTATACATTTTGGGAGCTGCATCCCTCAAAGTGTTGGCATAACCTGGCTGGGTTTGAATTCGAACCTTAGCAGCTTCCATAGGAGCCAGGGCAATGTCAGCAAAGAATTCAGCACTGGCAGAAGCAGCCAAATATAGTGATGTGCGCCAGAGATAGGTATTCTCCTAAATTGAAAAACATAAGAAGGAACATGTATCGCTATTACATCGgctgttttcaatttcaattaGGGGACAGTTCTAGGAAACAGTACATTTCAGATAACCTAACAGTGTTTATCGTTATGGTCCACAAACAACACACATGAGACTGAATGTATATCCTCTCCATAATCTTATCAACCACAATACaatgtgaattattttttgaACGTCTAGGTGCCAAGTATAGTTGGCCCTCGAAGTACAGAGGAATCCCAgatcctttctctttaaaaaaaacacaaaatccaaCTCACCTGGGAAGCATCAGAGTATAATACAGACCAAAAAAGGATCCTTTTTTGGTTTTACAATTTAAGTTAAAACTTAGGACTGTCCACTTCTAAGTTAAAATTACATACCTCCCCAAGCATGTTGCTATACAAGACTTTGAAAACTTCATAAAAGCCAAACTTGCAGAGCCCCTGCATAGAGTAGCCAATGAAAGTTGGAGCCCATCCTTTAGCCAAACCACGAACGCCATCCTCTTTCAGTGTAACTGAGAATCCATTAAATATGCCCTTGTACTTCTGGGGGTCCACCTGTatttaaaacaagaagaaaaaaattagttctaTGTACCAAACAGCTATCATTtctcataaatatttaatttta
Protein-coding regions in this window:
- the SLC25A3 gene encoding phosphate carrier protein, mitochondrial isoform X1 — its product is MFSSVAHLARANPFNAPHLQLVHDGLTGHRSSPVGPPGPPRRSRNLAAAAVEEYSCEYGSMKFYALCGFGGVLSCGLTHTAVVPLDLVKCRMQVDPQKYKGIFNGFSVTLKEDGVRGLAKGWAPTFIGYSMQGLCKFGFYEVFKVLYSNMLGEENTYLWRTSLYLAASASAEFFADIALAPMEAAKVRIQTQPGYANTLRDAAPKMYKEEGLKAFYKGVAPLWMRQIPYTMMKFACFERTVEALYKFVVPKPRSECTKAEQLVVTFVAGYIAGVFCAIVSHPADSVVSVLNKEKGSSASQVLQRLGFRGVWKGLFARIIMIGTLTALQWFIYDSVKVYFRLPRPPPPEMPESLKKKLGLTQ
- the SLC25A3 gene encoding phosphate carrier protein, mitochondrial isoform X2 — protein: MFSSVAHLARANPFNAPHLQLVHDGLTGHRSSPVGPPGPPRRSRNLAAAAVEEQYSCDYGSGRFFILCGLGGIISCGTTHTALVPLDLVKCRMQVDPQKYKGIFNGFSVTLKEDGVRGLAKGWAPTFIGYSMQGLCKFGFYEVFKVLYSNMLGEENTYLWRTSLYLAASASAEFFADIALAPMEAAKVRIQTQPGYANTLRDAAPKMYKEEGLKAFYKGVAPLWMRQIPYTMMKFACFERTVEALYKFVVPKPRSECTKAEQLVVTFVAGYIAGVFCAIVSHPADSVVSVLNKEKGSSASQVLQRLGFRGVWKGLFARIIMIGTLTALQWFIYDSVKVYFRLPRPPPPEMPESLKKKLGLTQ